A portion of the Phycodurus eques isolate BA_2022a chromosome 3, UOR_Pequ_1.1, whole genome shotgun sequence genome contains these proteins:
- the akr1a1a gene encoding aldo-keto reductase family 1 member A1-A isoform X1, whose protein sequence is MLDILTICDCQDLVIVTADFTDSLYVLAAQRWNMSAFMILTTGQKMPTVGLGTWKSAPGQVKQAVLTALDCGYRHIDCAAAYCNEQEVGEALALRVGPGKALCRDEVFVTSKLWNTKHEPSDVEEACRTTLAHLGLSYVDLYLMHWPMAFQPGKELMPRREDGSVCYSDRHYTDTWGAMEDLVDRGLVKAIGLSNFNTRQMDDIIRMARHKPVVNQVECHPYLSQADLLAHCQSAAVCLTAYSPLGSGDRPWASAEEPCLLQDPQLGEIAQRLHKTPAQIILRWHIQRGVVCIPKSVTTSRIHQNLQVFDFSLSEEDMKLIAALNRSQRFIAPTVERDGKRLWRDAEHPYFPFNDPY, encoded by the exons CCATTTGTGACTGTCAGGACTTGGTTATAGTGACCGCTGACTTCACAGACTCACTTTATGTGTTAGCTGCACAGAGGTGGAACATGAGCGCCTTCATGATTCTCACGACAGGCCAGAAGATGCCCACGGTCGGCCTCGGTACATGGAAGAGTGCCCCGGGACAG GTGAAACAGGCCGTGCTGACAGCTTTGGACTGCGGCTACAGACACATTGATTGCGCGGCAGCGTATTGCAATGAACAGGAGGTGGGAGAGGCTCTGGCTCTCAGGGTCGGTCCGGGCAAG GCTTTGTGTCGTGACGAAGTGTTTGTGACGTCTAAACTGTGGAACACCAAACACGAGCCCTCAGATGTtgaggaagcatgcaggaccaccCTGGCCCACCTGGGTCTCTCCTATGTGGACCTCTATCTGATGCACTGGCCCATGGCCTTTCA ACCGGGAAAGGAGCTGATGCCTCGACGGGAAGACGGAAGTGTGTGTTACTCAGACAGACACTATACAGACACTTGGGGCGCCATGGAGGACCTCGTAGACCGAGGCCTGGTCAAGGCCATTGGGCTGTCCAACTTCAATACCAGGCAGatggatgacatcatcagaATGGCCAGACACAAGCCTGTGGTAAACCAG GTGGAATGTCATCCATATTTGTCCCAAGCAGATCTGTTGGCTCACTGTCA GTCAGCGGCAGTTTGCTTGACAGCCTACAGTCCTCTGGGCAGCGGGGATCGACCCTGGGCCTCTGCCGAGGAACCTTGTCTCCTGCAGGATCCCCAACTGGGAGAAATAGCTCAGCGACTCCACAAGACACCTGCCCAGATCATACTCAG GTGGCACATTCAGAGGGGCGTCGTGTGCATCCCCAAAAGTGTGACCACCTCCAGAATCCATCAGAACCTGCAGGTTTTTGACTTTTCCCTGTCAGAGGAGGACATGAAGCTGATTGCCGCTTTAAATCGCAGCCAACGCTTCATCGCCCCAACAGTCGAG AGGGATGGCAAGAGACTTTGGAGAGATGCTGAACACCCTTATTTCCCATTCAATGACCCTTACTGA
- the akr1a1a gene encoding aldo-keto reductase family 1 member A1-A isoform X2: MSAFMILTTGQKMPTVGLGTWKSAPGQVKQAVLTALDCGYRHIDCAAAYCNEQEVGEALALRVGPGKALCRDEVFVTSKLWNTKHEPSDVEEACRTTLAHLGLSYVDLYLMHWPMAFQPGKELMPRREDGSVCYSDRHYTDTWGAMEDLVDRGLVKAIGLSNFNTRQMDDIIRMARHKPVVNQVECHPYLSQADLLAHCQSAAVCLTAYSPLGSGDRPWASAEEPCLLQDPQLGEIAQRLHKTPAQIILRWHIQRGVVCIPKSVTTSRIHQNLQVFDFSLSEEDMKLIAALNRSQRFIAPTVERDGKRLWRDAEHPYFPFNDPY; this comes from the exons ATGAGCGCCTTCATGATTCTCACGACAGGCCAGAAGATGCCCACGGTCGGCCTCGGTACATGGAAGAGTGCCCCGGGACAG GTGAAACAGGCCGTGCTGACAGCTTTGGACTGCGGCTACAGACACATTGATTGCGCGGCAGCGTATTGCAATGAACAGGAGGTGGGAGAGGCTCTGGCTCTCAGGGTCGGTCCGGGCAAG GCTTTGTGTCGTGACGAAGTGTTTGTGACGTCTAAACTGTGGAACACCAAACACGAGCCCTCAGATGTtgaggaagcatgcaggaccaccCTGGCCCACCTGGGTCTCTCCTATGTGGACCTCTATCTGATGCACTGGCCCATGGCCTTTCA ACCGGGAAAGGAGCTGATGCCTCGACGGGAAGACGGAAGTGTGTGTTACTCAGACAGACACTATACAGACACTTGGGGCGCCATGGAGGACCTCGTAGACCGAGGCCTGGTCAAGGCCATTGGGCTGTCCAACTTCAATACCAGGCAGatggatgacatcatcagaATGGCCAGACACAAGCCTGTGGTAAACCAG GTGGAATGTCATCCATATTTGTCCCAAGCAGATCTGTTGGCTCACTGTCA GTCAGCGGCAGTTTGCTTGACAGCCTACAGTCCTCTGGGCAGCGGGGATCGACCCTGGGCCTCTGCCGAGGAACCTTGTCTCCTGCAGGATCCCCAACTGGGAGAAATAGCTCAGCGACTCCACAAGACACCTGCCCAGATCATACTCAG GTGGCACATTCAGAGGGGCGTCGTGTGCATCCCCAAAAGTGTGACCACCTCCAGAATCCATCAGAACCTGCAGGTTTTTGACTTTTCCCTGTCAGAGGAGGACATGAAGCTGATTGCCGCTTTAAATCGCAGCCAACGCTTCATCGCCCCAACAGTCGAG AGGGATGGCAAGAGACTTTGGAGAGATGCTGAACACCCTTATTTCCCATTCAATGACCCTTACTGA